One window of Hylemonella gracilis genomic DNA carries:
- the alaS gene encoding alanine--tRNA ligase, with amino-acid sequence MSTPKFSVADIRKTFLDFFASKGHTVVASSPLVPGNDPTLMFTNSGMVQFKDVFLGTDKRSYVRAASVQACLRAGGKHNDLENVGYTARHHTFFEMLGNWSFGDYFKRESLKWAWELLTEVYKLPKERLLATVYAEDDEAYDIWTKEIGLPPERVIRIGDNKGGRYKSDNFWMMADTGPCGPCSEIFYDHGPHIAGGPPGSPEEDGDRFIEIWNNVFMQFEMHEDGSVTPLPAPCVDTGMGLERLAAILQHVHSNYEIDIFAALIQAAGRETGTTDLGNPSLKVIADHIRATAFLVSDGVIPSNEGRGYVQRRIVRRAIRHGYKLGRKTPFFHKLVDELVRLMGDAYPRLKEQQQRITEVLKAEEERFYETLANGMEILDAALGDGAKVLPGDVAFKLHDTYGFPLDLSADVCRERGLSVDEAGFKSAMDKQKNQARAAGKFKMDKALDYTGAGNVFVGYEKLEAAAKIVALYVDGTPTAQLKAGQDGVVVLDTTPFYAESGGQVGDEGLVIAGSARFEVADTQKIKADVHGQHGTLAVGTLNVGDAVTAQVNLARRAATMRNHSVTHLMHKALHEVLGSHVQQKGSLVDADKTRFDFTHNTPVTSVQIAEIERRVNDEILSNSATQARLLDIEAAKSTGAVMLFGEKYGDTVRVLDIGSSREFCGGTHVARTGDIGLFKIVSESGVAAGIRRVEAVTGANALAYLQGLESAVHQAAGALKAPAAELQGRITQVLDQVKLLEKEIAALKGKLASSQGDELMAQAVDVKGIKVLAATLQGADAKVLRETLDKLKDKLKTAAIVLATVEDGKVQIAAGVTADSVGKIKAGELVNFVAQQVGGKGGGKPDMAMAGGTDASGLPRALQAVQGWVAERL; translated from the coding sequence ATGAGCACGCCCAAATTTTCCGTCGCGGACATCCGCAAGACCTTCCTTGACTTCTTCGCCTCCAAGGGCCACACCGTCGTGGCCTCCAGCCCGCTGGTGCCGGGCAATGACCCGACGCTGATGTTCACCAACTCGGGCATGGTGCAGTTCAAGGACGTGTTCCTCGGCACCGACAAGCGCAGCTATGTGCGCGCGGCCTCGGTGCAGGCCTGCCTGCGCGCCGGCGGCAAGCACAACGACCTGGAGAACGTGGGCTATACCGCGCGCCACCACACCTTCTTTGAGATGCTGGGCAATTGGTCCTTCGGTGACTACTTCAAGCGCGAGTCGCTGAAATGGGCCTGGGAACTGCTGACCGAGGTCTACAAGCTGCCCAAGGAGCGCCTGCTGGCCACGGTCTACGCCGAAGACGACGAGGCCTACGACATCTGGACGAAAGAAATCGGTCTGCCGCCCGAGCGCGTGATCCGCATCGGCGACAACAAAGGCGGGCGCTACAAGTCCGACAACTTCTGGATGATGGCCGACACCGGCCCCTGCGGCCCCTGCTCGGAGATCTTCTATGACCACGGCCCGCACATCGCCGGCGGCCCTCCGGGCAGCCCCGAGGAAGACGGCGACCGCTTCATCGAGATCTGGAACAACGTGTTCATGCAGTTCGAGATGCACGAGGATGGCTCGGTCACGCCGCTGCCTGCGCCCTGCGTGGATACCGGCATGGGCCTGGAGCGCCTGGCCGCCATCCTGCAGCACGTGCACAGCAACTACGAGATCGACATCTTTGCCGCGTTGATCCAGGCGGCCGGCCGTGAGACCGGCACGACCGATCTCGGCAACCCCTCGCTCAAAGTGATCGCCGACCACATCCGCGCCACGGCCTTCCTGGTCAGCGACGGCGTGATTCCGTCCAACGAAGGCCGTGGCTACGTGCAGCGCCGCATCGTGCGCCGTGCCATCCGCCACGGCTACAAGCTCGGCCGCAAGACCCCCTTTTTCCACAAACTGGTGGACGAGCTCGTTCGCCTGATGGGTGATGCCTATCCGCGCCTGAAGGAACAGCAGCAGCGAATCACCGAGGTGCTCAAGGCGGAAGAAGAGCGTTTCTACGAGACGCTGGCCAACGGCATGGAGATTCTGGACGCGGCCCTGGGTGACGGCGCCAAGGTGCTGCCCGGCGACGTGGCCTTCAAACTGCATGACACCTACGGCTTCCCGCTGGACCTGTCGGCCGACGTCTGTCGCGAACGCGGCCTGAGCGTGGACGAAGCTGGCTTCAAGTCGGCCATGGACAAGCAGAAGAACCAGGCCCGTGCCGCCGGCAAGTTCAAGATGGACAAGGCGCTGGACTACACGGGCGCGGGCAATGTGTTCGTGGGTTACGAGAAGCTGGAAGCCGCGGCAAAGATCGTCGCGCTCTACGTGGACGGCACGCCCACGGCCCAGCTCAAGGCTGGCCAGGATGGTGTCGTGGTGCTGGACACCACGCCCTTCTACGCCGAGAGCGGCGGTCAGGTGGGCGACGAAGGTCTCGTCATTGCCGGCTCAGCCCGCTTCGAGGTGGCCGACACCCAGAAGATCAAGGCCGACGTGCATGGCCAGCACGGCACCCTGGCTGTGGGCACGCTCAACGTGGGTGACGCGGTCACGGCCCAGGTCAACCTGGCCCGCCGTGCCGCGACCATGCGCAACCACAGCGTCACCCACCTGATGCACAAGGCCTTGCACGAAGTGCTGGGCAGCCATGTGCAGCAAAAGGGCTCGTTGGTGGACGCCGACAAGACGCGCTTCGACTTCACGCACAACACGCCGGTGACGTCGGTCCAGATCGCCGAGATCGAGCGGCGCGTGAACGACGAGATCCTGTCCAACAGCGCCACCCAGGCGCGTCTGCTGGACATCGAGGCCGCCAAGTCCACCGGCGCGGTCATGCTCTTCGGCGAGAAGTACGGCGACACGGTGCGCGTGCTGGACATCGGCAGCAGCCGAGAGTTCTGCGGCGGCACCCACGTGGCGCGCACGGGCGACATCGGTCTGTTCAAGATCGTCAGCGAGTCGGGCGTGGCCGCGGGCATCCGCCGCGTCGAGGCCGTGACGGGCGCGAACGCGCTCGCCTATCTGCAGGGACTGGAAAGCGCCGTGCACCAGGCCGCGGGCGCGCTCAAGGCGCCGGCGGCTGAGTTGCAGGGCCGCATCACGCAGGTGCTGGACCAAGTCAAGCTGCTGGAGAAAGAAATCGCCGCGCTCAAGGGCAAGCTGGCTTCCAGCCAGGGCGACGAGCTGATGGCTCAGGCGGTGGACGTCAAGGGCATCAAGGTACTCGCCGCCACGCTGCAGGGCGCGGACGCCAAGGTGCTGCGTGAAACGCTGGACAAGCTCAAGGACAAGCTCAAGACCGCCGCCATCGTGCTGGCCACGGTGGAAGACGGCAAGGTGCAGATCGCGGCCGGCGTGACCGCCGACAGCGTGGGCAAGATCAAGGCCGGAGAACTCGTGAACTTCGTCGCCCAGCAGGTGGGCGGCAAGGGTGGCGGCAAGCCTGACATGGCCATGGCGGGCGGCACCGACGCGAGCGGCCTGCCCAGGGCCCTGCAGGCTGTGCAGGGTTGGGTGGCCGAGCGCTTGTGA
- a CDS encoding diguanylate cyclase produces MNARFLDDPAPRTAAAEPQAPEPSDAVTPHIAWEVPRNFHPLAGALIRRIVLLALLCMALVLAGQTWYLLRQHEQRFATQVESIVRTSLPQLATALWDIEFEAVQQQVQAIAALPEVGHVRLRTATGQVFMAGDLAARDAATTVVRRMDILPLPGQGGASLPLGQVEIVGNPRYVMGEVRATALQVLLGYGVYTALVCLLVTWLLRRRLQQPLEAMARFAAELTPERLMTPPPRQRATGRRDADEIDLLADGFAKLQTGLREHIDGLDEKVAQRTDDLQRLVDEVYRLSRTDALTGCWNRRAVEERLPGEVERVQRYGRPLSLLQLSIDHFRERKRSLGPAGADALLREVARICRAGLRHEVDWLARDDGGQFLIVLPETDLSEAMRMAEGLRLGVVAIGVGRVRPGAPSEESDPLTRLSASVGVAQYRAGELAHHLLARASEGVRQAQSNGGDRLASV; encoded by the coding sequence ATGAACGCGCGCTTCCTTGATGACCCCGCGCCACGCACTGCCGCTGCGGAGCCCCAGGCCCCTGAACCGTCAGATGCCGTCACGCCCCACATCGCCTGGGAAGTTCCGCGGAATTTCCATCCCCTGGCCGGCGCGCTGATTCGCCGCATCGTGCTGCTCGCGCTGCTGTGCATGGCATTGGTGCTGGCGGGGCAGACCTGGTACTTGCTGCGTCAGCATGAACAGCGTTTCGCCACACAGGTCGAGAGCATCGTGCGCACCAGCCTGCCGCAGCTGGCCACGGCCTTGTGGGACATCGAATTCGAGGCGGTACAACAGCAGGTACAAGCCATCGCCGCGCTGCCTGAAGTAGGGCATGTGCGTCTGCGCACCGCCACCGGGCAGGTGTTCATGGCGGGCGACCTGGCCGCGCGGGATGCCGCCACGACGGTGGTGCGGCGCATGGACATCCTGCCCTTGCCCGGCCAGGGAGGGGCAAGCCTGCCGCTGGGTCAGGTGGAAATCGTCGGCAACCCGCGCTACGTCATGGGCGAGGTGCGTGCCACCGCCTTGCAGGTGCTGCTCGGCTACGGGGTGTACACCGCCCTGGTGTGCCTGCTCGTCACCTGGCTGCTGCGCCGGCGGCTGCAACAGCCGTTGGAGGCCATGGCGCGTTTCGCTGCCGAGCTGACGCCGGAACGGCTGATGACGCCGCCGCCCCGCCAGCGCGCCACCGGGCGGCGCGATGCCGATGAGATTGACCTGCTGGCCGATGGTTTTGCCAAGTTGCAAACCGGGCTGCGCGAGCACATCGACGGACTGGATGAAAAGGTGGCGCAGCGCACGGACGACCTGCAGCGTTTGGTGGATGAGGTGTACCGCCTGTCGCGCACCGACGCACTCACGGGCTGCTGGAATCGCCGCGCCGTCGAGGAGCGCCTGCCGGGCGAGGTGGAGCGCGTGCAGCGTTATGGTCGGCCGCTGTCGCTGCTGCAGCTGAGCATTGACCACTTCCGCGAGCGCAAACGGAGCCTGGGCCCGGCTGGAGCGGACGCCTTGTTGCGCGAGGTGGCGCGCATTTGTCGGGCCGGGTTGCGCCATGAGGTCGATTGGTTGGCGCGCGACGATGGAGGCCAGTTCCTGATCGTTCTGCCCGAGACCGATCTGAGCGAGGCCATGCGCATGGCCGAGGGCCTGCGGCTGGGGGTGGTGGCCATCGGGGTCGGGCGCGTGCGACCGGGAGCGCCGTCCGAGGAGTCGGACCCGCTCACCCGCCTCAGCGCCAGCGTGGGTGTGGCCCAGTACCGCGCGGGCGAGCTGGCGCACCACCTGCTGGCGCGCGCCAGCGAGGGCGTCAGGCAGGCCCAATCTAACGGAGGGGATCGCCTGGCCAGCGTCTGA
- a CDS encoding ABC transporter substrate-binding protein, with protein sequence MTLSAAAHALRAGAWAAAVLFGADALAQRVAFINPGKVDEFYWSGVARCMQSAAQNLGQTLEVHYAEREHLRVFQIARAIAARKPSLRPEYVVVTNDYGTGPELLNIFEGSGIRVFMAYSKPTAEEMARTGTPRHKHRLWIGSLEPRAQDAGYLTARALIAQARAAGAQGTDAKLHLLVIAGDRSTPSSIARNDGMRQAVREAGDVVIDQEVYAAWSREKATEQAEVLYQRHPQARLVWAGNDLMAFGAMRALEQRGGVPGRTVFFSGINTSAEALQAKESGRLAALAGGHFITGAWSLVMILDHYKGHDFADEGLMQERRMFVLFDAKLAQALRASLGPGCDHVDFRRFSKTYNPRLRGYDFSLEGLLKNAPQTTERLDDERALP encoded by the coding sequence GTGACTCTTTCCGCCGCCGCGCATGCGCTGCGCGCAGGTGCATGGGCCGCTGCCGTCTTGTTTGGCGCTGACGCGCTGGCCCAGCGAGTGGCCTTCATCAACCCTGGCAAGGTGGACGAGTTCTACTGGTCGGGCGTCGCGCGGTGCATGCAGTCCGCCGCGCAAAACTTGGGGCAGACCCTGGAGGTCCATTACGCCGAACGCGAGCACCTGCGGGTCTTCCAGATCGCCCGCGCCATCGCGGCGCGCAAGCCATCCCTGCGGCCCGAGTACGTCGTGGTCACCAACGACTACGGCACGGGGCCGGAACTGCTCAACATCTTCGAGGGCAGCGGCATCCGGGTCTTCATGGCCTACAGCAAACCCACGGCGGAGGAAATGGCACGCACCGGCACGCCGCGCCACAAGCACAGGCTCTGGATCGGGTCGCTTGAGCCCCGGGCGCAAGACGCCGGGTATCTGACGGCCCGCGCCCTGATCGCCCAGGCCCGCGCCGCGGGCGCCCAGGGGACGGACGCCAAGTTGCATTTGCTGGTGATCGCGGGCGATCGCAGCACGCCGTCTTCGATCGCACGCAATGATGGGATGCGCCAGGCCGTGCGCGAGGCGGGTGACGTGGTGATCGACCAGGAGGTCTACGCCGCCTGGTCGCGCGAGAAAGCGACCGAACAGGCCGAGGTGCTTTACCAGCGCCATCCACAGGCCCGGCTGGTCTGGGCCGGCAACGACCTGATGGCCTTCGGCGCGATGAGGGCCTTGGAGCAACGCGGTGGCGTGCCGGGACGGACGGTTTTTTTCAGCGGCATCAATACCTCCGCCGAGGCGCTGCAGGCGAAGGAGAGTGGACGCCTGGCGGCGCTGGCGGGGGGCCATTTCATCACTGGTGCCTGGAGCTTGGTGATGATTCTTGACCACTACAAAGGCCACGATTTCGCGGATGAGGGCCTGATGCAGGAGCGGCGCATGTTTGTCTTGTTCGATGCCAAGCTGGCGCAGGCGCTCCGCGCAAGCCTGGGGCCGGGCTGCGATCACGTTGATTTCAGGCGTTTCAGCAAGACCTACAACCCTCGCCTGCGCGGTTATGACTTCAGCCTGGAAGGCCTGCTGAAAAACGCTCCCCAGACCACCGAAAGGCTTGACGATGAACGCGCGCTTCCTTGA
- a CDS encoding TlpA family protein disulfide reductase yields the protein MMQRRLCLRGALGAGLTPLAWAPALPMLGAAPLRAAQATGLNELANPGVDTAGHAVTPWPAGPKTPLLRTLDMQGRTWTLEALRGRVVLMNFWASWCAPCRVEMPTLQTLAGFYGDAVQVLAINVGEGPRAIARFLQSSALDAGALTVLLDPEKEAARAWGAASVLPTTVLIDANGRPRQRVQGELDWSGDRAQSLVDALLS from the coding sequence ATGATGCAACGACGACTCTGTCTGCGAGGCGCGCTGGGCGCGGGCCTGACGCCGCTCGCATGGGCACCTGCCCTGCCCATGCTCGGCGCCGCGCCACTGCGGGCAGCACAGGCCACTGGCCTGAACGAGCTGGCCAACCCTGGCGTGGATACCGCTGGGCATGCCGTCACCCCCTGGCCTGCCGGGCCTAAGACGCCGCTGCTGCGCACACTGGACATGCAAGGCCGCACCTGGACGCTGGAGGCCCTGCGCGGGCGCGTGGTGCTGATGAATTTCTGGGCCTCGTGGTGCGCGCCTTGCCGGGTCGAGATGCCGACGCTGCAGACCCTTGCCGGGTTTTATGGTGACGCGGTCCAGGTGCTGGCCATCAATGTGGGTGAAGGGCCGCGTGCCATCGCGCGTTTCCTGCAGAGCAGCGCGCTGGACGCGGGGGCACTGACCGTGCTGCTCGACCCCGAGAAAGAAGCCGCGCGCGCCTGGGGCGCGGCCAGCGTGTTGCCCACGACGGTGCTGATCGACGCCAACGGGCGTCCTCGCCAACGGGTGCAGGGTGAGCTGGACTGGAGTGGCGACCGCGCCCAGTCGCTGGTGGATGCGCTGCTGTCCTGA
- a CDS encoding sulfite exporter TauE/SafE family protein encodes MTLPVLSFASSSFPLITSPVFYAAAIPAVLLMGVSKSGFGAGFGSLAVPLMALSIPVPQAAAIFMPILLLMDLLGLWAFRRYVNWALLRFLLPCALIGVVAGTLLFRLLDSRLVAGLVGLFTLLFLAQRLLFPPRPDSAPPPRWVGVILMATGGFTSFVSHAGGPPVNAYVIPMRLAPLVFTGTMAYLFFVVNLSKWAPYAWLGLLDMRNFATSLVLLPLAPLGVWAGVSIAKRIDQKLFYRLVYWGMALTGCKLVWDGWLA; translated from the coding sequence GTTTCCCCTCATCACCAGTCCCGTCTTTTACGCAGCCGCCATTCCCGCGGTTCTGTTGATGGGGGTCAGCAAAAGCGGTTTCGGTGCGGGCTTCGGTTCCTTGGCCGTGCCCCTCATGGCGCTGTCCATTCCGGTGCCGCAGGCGGCGGCGATCTTCATGCCCATCCTGCTGCTGATGGATCTGCTGGGTCTCTGGGCCTTCCGTCGGTACGTGAATTGGGCCTTGCTGCGCTTCCTGTTGCCGTGCGCGCTGATCGGTGTCGTGGCAGGCACCTTGTTGTTCCGCCTGCTGGACTCCCGGCTGGTGGCAGGCTTGGTGGGGCTGTTCACACTGCTCTTCTTGGCGCAACGCCTGCTGTTCCCGCCCCGGCCGGACAGCGCGCCGCCGCCGCGCTGGGTGGGCGTCATCCTGATGGCGACGGGCGGCTTCACGAGTTTTGTCTCGCACGCGGGCGGGCCGCCGGTCAACGCCTACGTGATTCCGATGCGCCTGGCGCCCTTGGTGTTCACCGGCACCATGGCCTACCTGTTCTTCGTGGTGAACCTCAGCAAGTGGGCGCCTTACGCCTGGTTGGGCCTGCTGGACATGCGCAACTTCGCCACCTCGCTCGTGCTGCTGCCGCTGGCGCCGCTGGGCGTCTGGGCGGGCGTGTCGATCGCCAAGCGCATCGATCAAAAGCTGTTCTACCGCCTGGTCTACTGGGGCATGGCGCTGACGGGCTGCAAGCTGGTGTGGGACGGTTGGCTGGCCTGA